In the genome of Cryptomeria japonica chromosome 8, Sugi_1.0, whole genome shotgun sequence, one region contains:
- the LOC131041748 gene encoding expansin-A10 — protein sequence MASPKVSSFFSAFIISTCLLRTANAIPKRWFHAHATFYGDKKGSDGSFGGACGYNKYFQQDYGIANTALSTALFKGGLACGGCFRIKCNVKLDRQWCVRGNPSIIVTATNFCPPNNSLPNNNGGWCNPPLRHFDMSQPAFKYIAYYKAGIVPVLYKRVPCRRKGGIQFTITGNPYFNLILVANVGGAGEVYGVWIKGSKTSKWEKTRRNWGQHWETDNNYTGQSLSFIVMTSDRKSVASYNVAPSNWQYGQTYIGKQF from the exons ATGGCAAGCCCAAAAGTTTCTTCATTCTTTTCAGCCTTCATTATTAGTACATGTCTGCTTAGAACAGCAAACGCCATACCCAAAAGGTGGTTCCATGCTCATGCTACATTTTATGGAGACAAAAAAGGCTCAGATGGGAGTTTTG GAGGAGCTTGTGGGTACAACAAATATTTTCAACAAGACTATGGAATAGCCAATACAGCTCTAAGCACAGCACTGTTCAAAGGAGGCCTGGCATGCGGAGGTTGCTTTAGGATAAAATGCAATGTGAAACTGGACAGACAGTGGTGTGTAAGGGGCAATCCTTCAATAATAGTCACAGCTACAAACTTTTGTCCTCCCAACAATTCACTtcccaataacaatggaggatggTGTAACCCTCCTCTCAGACATTTTGATATGTCACAGCCAGCTTTTAAGTACATTGCCTATTACAAGGCAGGCATTGTCCCAGTCTTATACAAAAG AGTACCATGTAGAAGGAAAGGTGGAATACAGTTTACCATCACTGGTAATCCATATTTCAATCTAATACTTGTAGCCAATGTTGGAGGAGCTGGAGAAGTTTATGGGGTATGGATCAAGGGGTCTAAGACAAGcaaatgggagaagacaaggaggaACTGGGGCCAACATTGGGAAACTGATAATAACTACACAGGCCAGAGCTTATCCTTTATAGTCATGACCAGTGATAGGAAATCCGTAGCTTCCTATAATGTGGCTCCCTCCAACTGGCAATATGGTCAGACATATATTGGCAAACAGTTTTGA